Proteins from a single region of Gasterosteus aculeatus chromosome Y, fGasAcu3.hap1.1, whole genome shotgun sequence:
- the LOC144391250 gene encoding uncharacterized protein LOC144391250 has translation MAGRRLTLNSPSTPLRGHQLSASPQTNEKKLLKALSGSSRQLQQQTADINERFAPLERSGLCGFLSMEERNRLKEEETGARSHDSGSAAPSSQLRDELQALRTGARTNLSS, from the exons atggcgggacgacgtctcacgctcaactcgccttcaactcctctccgcggtcaccaactttcggccagtccgcagacaaacgagaagaagctgctgaaagctctcagtggatcgtctcgtcaactccaacaacaaactgccgatatcaacgagcggttcgctccactagagcgttcgggactctgcgggtttctgtccatggaggagaggaaccgactcaaagaagaggagacgggcgcacgatcccacgatagcg gaagcgctgcgccgtcttcacaactccgagacgaattacaggcgctacgaaccggagcaagg actaatctctcCTCATag